A stretch of Marinobacter sp. F4206 DNA encodes these proteins:
- a CDS encoding type II and III secretion system protein family protein: protein MGLLPAGLIVLYLIGLASSAGAQVMVSSGIERQMVDVALNQSQILYLDEPVAKISLGNPDVADILILRSRQLYVVGKKLGSTNVTLWDNSNRVVSVLGVEVTHDLEGLKSRLHQILPDENIEVRSAQSDIVLSGEVSSAPRVDAALQLARSFQGGGEDPGSVLNMMQVGGAQQVMLEVQVAEVSRDLLKNIGARFEVLNVAKNITSGASRGATALAGAPIAGGGAGIPSDVTAIVREPLGYDTSGLFASFLDGTTLFDLVIEAAEENNLAKVLAEPTLTTLTGQEATFHAGGEFPVPVAGDENKVTIEFKDFGISLGFLPTVLDSGTISLKLNIKVSELSNQNSIALDIEDAGATFFINSLTSRSASSTVELGNGQTIGVAGLINETLRERVNKFPGLGDIPILGQLFRSQEYIQGKTELVILVTPHFAKPVDREAFTLPTDRFVEPSALGFYLLGFTEGWGAGDPPPSKPMRKGGVEGQFGHEL from the coding sequence ATGGGTTTACTGCCAGCGGGATTGATAGTGCTTTATCTGATAGGGCTGGCGTCCAGTGCGGGTGCACAGGTCATGGTGTCTTCGGGTATTGAGCGACAGATGGTGGATGTTGCGCTCAATCAATCCCAGATTCTCTATCTTGATGAGCCAGTAGCAAAAATCTCGTTGGGTAACCCGGATGTGGCGGATATTCTGATACTCCGTTCCCGCCAGCTCTATGTTGTTGGCAAAAAACTGGGTTCCACCAACGTGACTCTCTGGGATAACAGCAACAGGGTGGTCAGCGTACTTGGAGTTGAGGTGACCCACGACCTGGAGGGATTGAAGTCCCGACTGCATCAGATTCTTCCGGATGAAAACATTGAAGTCCGTTCAGCCCAGAGTGACATCGTCCTCAGCGGTGAGGTCAGTAGTGCGCCTCGTGTTGACGCAGCCCTCCAGTTGGCCCGCAGCTTTCAGGGAGGGGGGGAAGACCCGGGTAGTGTTCTGAACATGATGCAGGTGGGGGGCGCCCAGCAGGTCATGCTGGAAGTTCAGGTTGCCGAAGTATCCCGTGACCTGTTGAAAAACATCGGTGCCAGATTCGAAGTCCTGAACGTTGCGAAAAACATTACCTCGGGCGCGAGCCGGGGTGCGACCGCCCTGGCTGGGGCGCCAATCGCCGGCGGCGGAGCCGGGATTCCATCTGATGTAACGGCGATTGTCAGAGAGCCCCTTGGCTACGATACCAGTGGCCTGTTTGCAAGCTTCCTGGACGGTACCACCCTTTTTGATCTGGTGATTGAAGCAGCGGAGGAGAATAACCTGGCCAAGGTGTTGGCGGAGCCAACACTCACGACCCTTACCGGCCAGGAAGCTACATTCCATGCCGGCGGTGAGTTCCCGGTTCCTGTCGCGGGCGACGAAAATAAAGTCACCATAGAGTTCAAGGACTTCGGGATCAGCCTCGGCTTTCTTCCGACAGTCCTGGATTCCGGGACCATCAGTTTAAAGCTCAACATCAAGGTGAGCGAACTCAGCAATCAGAACTCGATTGCCCTGGACATCGAAGATGCCGGCGCAACCTTCTTTATAAACTCGCTGACCAGTCGCAGCGCCTCATCCACGGTAGAGCTCGGCAATGGCCAGACCATTGGCGTTGCGGGACTGATCAACGAAACCCTGAGAGAGCGCGTCAACAAGTTCCCCGGTCTGGGCGATATTCCGATCCTGGGACAGCTGTTCCGCAGCCAGGAATACATTCAGGGCAAGACTGAGCTGGTGATTTTAGTGACGCCTCATTTTGCCAAACCTGTGGACCGTGAAGCATTCACGCTACCGACCGACAGATTTGTTGAGCCGAGTGCCCTTGGATTCTACCTGCTTGGTTTCACCGAGGGGTGGGGTGCGGGTGATCCCCCGCCATCCAAACCGATGCGTAAAGGCGGTGTTGAAGGCCAATTTGGACATGAACTCTAA
- a CDS encoding TadE/TadG family type IV pilus assembly protein yields MQGISRTIPVHQAQQGAILPLFAVSLLAILGMAALALDMSHAHLEKTRLQNSLDAAALSVAKVLDQTGNTLVAEMAGRDTFAANLAEPGNTALGEALASGGLTVTVEFSSTLNPFVPATVPAQYVRVRAEGYDVENWFAPLFGFDRTEIPGSAVAGPSPTLGNVCNVAPMMVCGTDPSSAPVGTTYGYSRGDVEMLKIGAGDASSVGNGNFYLVRLDGSAGGADVRDAAAGKYDSCLSTGEAIETEPGNTVGPFAQGINTRVGVYNGPVSADDYPPDWFTDHDSYTETDYDNGVAPGYDLDWYLSQMANVNPAAPPSGVPGRRILTVPVGDCNGLANGQSSVDLVGFACFYMITRMTQTGQSVFFGQFKDDCGGTGVPGPNPVTGPGPRIIQLYKDPDTLDS; encoded by the coding sequence ATGCAAGGCATCAGCCGGACGATCCCCGTTCACCAGGCCCAACAGGGCGCCATTCTGCCGCTGTTTGCAGTCTCCTTGCTGGCTATCCTGGGGATGGCGGCATTGGCGCTTGATATGAGCCACGCCCACCTTGAGAAAACGCGGCTTCAGAACAGCCTCGATGCTGCAGCGCTCAGCGTCGCCAAGGTGCTTGATCAAACGGGCAATACTCTGGTTGCTGAGATGGCTGGTCGCGACACCTTTGCCGCTAACCTGGCTGAGCCGGGTAATACGGCCCTTGGCGAAGCGCTCGCCAGCGGTGGGCTGACGGTAACAGTTGAGTTTTCCTCCACCCTCAACCCCTTTGTACCTGCAACCGTGCCCGCGCAATACGTCCGGGTGCGCGCAGAGGGCTATGACGTGGAGAACTGGTTTGCCCCCTTGTTTGGATTCGACCGCACCGAAATTCCGGGATCGGCGGTAGCCGGTCCCAGTCCGACCCTCGGTAACGTCTGCAATGTTGCTCCCATGATGGTCTGTGGCACGGACCCATCTTCGGCTCCGGTCGGGACCACGTACGGTTATTCCCGTGGCGATGTGGAGATGCTGAAGATTGGCGCCGGGGACGCGTCTTCGGTAGGCAATGGCAACTTCTACCTCGTGCGCCTTGATGGCAGTGCGGGCGGCGCTGATGTCCGGGACGCGGCGGCCGGAAAGTATGACAGTTGCCTGAGCACTGGTGAGGCGATTGAGACCGAGCCGGGCAATACCGTGGGGCCTTTCGCCCAGGGCATCAACACGCGAGTGGGTGTCTACAACGGCCCGGTCAGTGCCGATGACTACCCGCCGGATTGGTTTACGGATCACGACAGTTACACCGAAACGGACTATGACAACGGGGTGGCGCCGGGATACGACCTTGATTGGTACCTTTCGCAAATGGCCAATGTCAATCCCGCGGCCCCGCCTTCCGGTGTTCCTGGCCGACGGATATTGACCGTTCCAGTCGGAGACTGCAATGGCCTTGCGAATGGCCAGAGCAGCGTCGATCTAGTGGGGTTCGCCTGTTTTTACATGATCACCAGGATGACTCAAACCGGTCAATCCGTGTTCTTTGGCCAGTTCAAGGATGACTGCGGCGGCACCGGTGTTCCTGGCCCGAACCCGGTGACTGGCCCAGGCCCTCGCATTATCCAGTTGTACAAAGACCCGGATACCCTGGACAGCTGA
- a CDS encoding TadE/TadG family type IV pilus assembly protein yields MRKEPGLKRKQEGIAMLEFMFSAPLLIVLMFAVTELGWAFHQYHTMTRATRDGARHMASGAMVGSVGIIYLDSTLVQQTGNLVVYGNVNGTGTPLLPNWTSAGVSVTSPNPTHIRVSANYDYVPLVGAIPTFYGGDPLSLSFQMQSTVEMRAL; encoded by the coding sequence ATGAGAAAAGAACCTGGCTTGAAGCGGAAGCAAGAAGGCATTGCCATGCTTGAGTTTATGTTTTCAGCGCCCCTGCTCATTGTGTTGATGTTTGCCGTTACTGAGCTTGGCTGGGCCTTTCATCAGTACCACACCATGACCCGCGCGACACGGGATGGAGCCAGACACATGGCTTCCGGTGCGATGGTCGGTAGCGTCGGAATCATCTATTTGGACAGCACGCTGGTTCAACAGACCGGCAATCTGGTGGTGTATGGCAACGTGAATGGAACCGGTACCCCACTTTTACCCAACTGGACCTCGGCTGGCGTTTCTGTAACCAGTCCGAATCCAACCCATATACGGGTGTCCGCCAATTACGACTACGTGCCGTTGGTAGGCGCAATTCCGACTTTCTACGGTGGGGACCCGCTCAGTCTTTCCTTCCAGATGCAAAGCACTGTGGAGATGAGGGCGTTATGA
- a CDS encoding TadE/TadG family type IV pilus assembly protein, whose product MNSHLKTQDGAHTVEFAIVGAMFFILLFGAIEFGRLMFVWNTLDEVSRKSARVAAVCPVNHSAIRRVGMFDAAVSSGASPVLPGLDEANIRIDYLDLSGSAVDPATNYLDIAFVRSEVTAVRHRLIIPFFFQEFDLPSFITVLPRESLGVSPEGTDCFGTIS is encoded by the coding sequence ATGAACAGTCATCTTAAAACCCAGGACGGCGCGCATACCGTCGAGTTTGCCATTGTTGGGGCGATGTTCTTCATCTTGCTGTTTGGCGCCATTGAGTTCGGTCGCCTGATGTTTGTTTGGAACACACTGGATGAAGTCAGTCGTAAGAGCGCCCGGGTAGCCGCGGTTTGCCCCGTAAACCACAGCGCCATTCGCCGGGTCGGTATGTTTGACGCCGCTGTATCGAGTGGTGCCAGCCCGGTTTTGCCGGGGCTCGACGAAGCTAATATTCGAATTGACTACCTGGATCTAAGCGGGAGCGCCGTCGACCCCGCTACTAATTACCTGGACATCGCCTTTGTGCGGAGTGAGGTCACTGCGGTGCGTCATCGTCTGATTATTCCCTTTTTCTTTCAGGAGTTTGATCTACCGTCATTTATCACTGTTTTGCCCCGGGAAAGTCTCGGGGTTTCACCGGAAGGAACCGACTGTTTCGGAACCATAAGCTGA
- a CDS encoding AAA family ATPase, whose product MKSNIRVLLAGRDASQLAEMEKVLVSGTSHILSLRHITNGNSDPLYNLPEMPETLIFCLTGAWEDELRALEERPLAKRPPTIVVGPENITTMRMAMQVGARDYFSFPLPEYDLKTSLNRIAEGLQSDAGIRHAKLTAVINAKGGSGASVIAATLAHSLAARIGQRVSLLDMDFQFGHLSSLFDLPPEGGLIDAIVRSENMDVMALEGHMLKHKSGLHILGNTSQHMIVPGDIEEGQLKKLIDVVRSGYDQVIADLPRQIDPVAGVVLESADSILLVVQQSIAHIQDARQMLRYLHTYLGIPATRMKVIVNRWDKRLDLSVDDIRKSLEIEDVICIPNDFAKVAESANLGKPLLEFAPSSPVCRSVVSLAENLSGKKAETGQFGLGKVLRKLART is encoded by the coding sequence ATGAAATCTAATATAAGAGTACTGCTGGCCGGCCGTGATGCCAGCCAACTAGCAGAGATGGAAAAGGTGCTTGTAAGCGGAACCTCGCACATCCTGAGCCTGCGCCACATCACCAATGGCAACTCAGATCCGCTCTATAACCTGCCAGAGATGCCCGAGACATTGATTTTCTGCCTTACCGGTGCCTGGGAGGACGAACTCCGGGCTCTTGAGGAGCGGCCGTTGGCCAAACGCCCCCCGACGATTGTCGTGGGGCCGGAAAACATCACGACGATGCGAATGGCGATGCAGGTGGGGGCGCGGGATTACTTCAGTTTCCCATTACCAGAATACGATCTTAAGACGTCGCTGAACCGGATTGCAGAGGGCTTGCAGAGCGATGCGGGTATTCGTCACGCCAAACTGACTGCGGTCATCAATGCGAAAGGTGGTTCCGGCGCCAGTGTTATTGCGGCGACGCTGGCCCACAGTCTGGCCGCCAGGATAGGTCAACGGGTTTCGCTGCTGGATATGGACTTTCAGTTTGGCCATCTTTCCTCTCTGTTTGATCTTCCGCCGGAGGGTGGGCTGATTGATGCCATTGTGCGCTCCGAGAACATGGATGTGATGGCACTTGAGGGCCACATGCTCAAGCACAAGAGTGGGCTCCATATTCTGGGCAACACGTCGCAGCATATGATCGTACCCGGCGATATCGAGGAAGGGCAGTTGAAGAAGCTCATCGACGTGGTCCGGTCCGGCTACGACCAGGTGATTGCCGATCTGCCAAGGCAGATAGACCCCGTGGCAGGCGTCGTCCTGGAGTCTGCAGATTCTATCCTTCTGGTGGTTCAGCAGAGCATTGCGCACATTCAGGATGCCCGTCAGATGCTTCGCTATCTGCACACATATCTGGGTATTCCGGCAACGCGGATGAAGGTCATTGTTAATCGCTGGGATAAGCGGCTCGACCTGAGCGTCGATGATATTCGCAAGAGCCTGGAAATTGAGGACGTCATTTGTATTCCCAACGATTTCGCCAAGGTGGCCGAAAGCGCCAATCTTGGCAAGCCGCTTCTCGAGTTTGCGCCCTCGTCACCGGTTTGCCGGAGTGTGGTGAGCCTGGCTGAGAATCTTAGTGGAAAGAAAGCCGAAACCGGGCAGTTCGGGCTTGGCAAGGTGCTTCGCAAACTGGCTCGAACATGA
- a CDS encoding CpaF family protein: protein MNDVSFARFGVNGHSSDGDQARRAEEEQERICKKNLRQKLMKVLDLSLISTLGREEAESQILAIGQQLMNEDSVPLSLNSRQRVLKQILDDILGLGPLEPLLADKSIADILVNGFNSVYVERNGKLEKVDVTFSSDSHLLNVIDRIVSSVGRRIDESSPMVDARLQDGSRVNAIIPPLAVDGPLLSIRRFSIGRLSVEALIEKGTLTAPIAELLEAIVKGRLNVLISGGTGSGKTTLLNVLSGFVPHDERIVTIEDSAELQLQQPHVARLETRPPNIESKGEVSQRDLVRNSLRMRPDRIIVGEVRGAEALDMLQAMNTGHDGSMTTLHANSPRDALTRIENMVSMASASMPIKAIRAQVASAIDVVLQVERQEDGTRRLVSVQEINGMEGEVITMSELFTFRRRGKDEDGRVIGSYAATGIVPRFHEHLQQRGIEVPFSLYNPDLEG, encoded by the coding sequence ATGAACGATGTGTCTTTTGCACGATTCGGGGTTAACGGCCACAGCAGTGATGGCGACCAGGCCCGGCGGGCGGAGGAAGAGCAGGAACGAATTTGTAAGAAGAACCTGCGCCAAAAGCTCATGAAAGTTCTGGATCTTTCCCTGATCAGTACGCTCGGTCGGGAAGAAGCGGAAAGCCAGATTCTGGCTATCGGTCAGCAGTTGATGAATGAGGATTCGGTACCGTTGAGCCTGAATTCCCGGCAGCGCGTACTTAAACAGATTCTGGACGACATCCTTGGTCTGGGGCCTCTGGAGCCGCTGCTTGCCGACAAGAGCATTGCCGATATCCTGGTCAATGGCTTTAACAGTGTCTACGTTGAGCGAAACGGCAAACTTGAAAAGGTGGATGTCACATTCAGCAGTGATTCGCACCTTCTGAACGTGATCGATCGTATCGTTTCCAGTGTCGGGCGCCGCATCGACGAGTCTTCCCCCATGGTTGACGCACGCCTGCAGGACGGGTCCCGGGTCAATGCGATTATCCCCCCCCTGGCCGTCGACGGCCCCCTGTTATCAATCCGCCGGTTCTCAATTGGCCGTCTGTCGGTCGAAGCTCTCATCGAAAAGGGCACACTGACGGCTCCGATCGCGGAACTGCTTGAGGCCATTGTAAAGGGCAGACTGAACGTTCTTATATCCGGTGGTACCGGTTCCGGTAAGACCACCTTGCTGAACGTGCTGTCGGGATTCGTTCCCCACGATGAGCGCATTGTTACCATTGAGGACTCCGCTGAACTCCAGTTGCAACAACCGCACGTGGCGCGGCTGGAAACCCGTCCTCCGAATATTGAGAGCAAGGGCGAAGTCAGTCAGCGGGATCTGGTTCGGAACAGTCTCCGCATGAGGCCGGACAGGATTATTGTCGGCGAGGTCAGGGGAGCTGAGGCCCTTGATATGTTGCAGGCCATGAACACCGGCCACGACGGATCAATGACTACTTTGCACGCGAATTCGCCACGGGATGCGCTCACCCGAATTGAAAACATGGTATCGATGGCCAGTGCCAGCATGCCCATAAAAGCGATTCGTGCGCAGGTGGCGTCTGCTATCGATGTGGTCTTGCAGGTGGAGCGTCAGGAAGACGGCACCCGACGGCTGGTAAGCGTTCAGGAAATAAATGGGATGGAGGGCGAAGTCATTACCATGTCCGAGCTGTTCACCTTCCGGCGTCGTGGCAAGGATGAAGACGGCCGGGTGATTGGAAGTTATGCAGCGACCGGCATCGTACCGCGGTTTCATGAACACCTTCAGCAACGTGGGATTGAGGTGCCGTTCTCCCTTTACAACCCGGATCTGGAGGGCTGA
- a CDS encoding type II secretion system F family protein: MGDNLWTFVGLVFVAVFLLSQGLVIPVFGESRAARKRMRRRMKTLVAEADNQQRISLLRDHYTSKLNPLERRLELLSVLEPLRNLISQSGLQTPAYRVILLALVLAAITGSIAWSLSKSYWAPMVGAPIGLIVPFLYIRKKRATRIARIEEQLPDVVDVIIRALRAGHPFVEAIRLVSTEMQSPVKDEFRTTFNEINYGGDVRAALMGLLQRVPSILVMSLITAVLVQRESGGNLAEVLEKIAAVIRGRFKFQRKVRTLSAEGRISAWVLTMTPFVLFVMISLVNPNYMPMLLESPRGGDIILVSLILVVVGVFWIKKVLNLKV; encoded by the coding sequence TTGGGAGACAACCTCTGGACCTTTGTCGGGCTCGTCTTTGTTGCGGTTTTCCTGCTTTCACAGGGGTTGGTCATTCCGGTTTTTGGCGAGAGCAGGGCTGCGCGAAAGCGCATGCGCCGCAGGATGAAAACCCTGGTAGCTGAAGCGGATAACCAGCAAAGGATTTCCCTGCTTCGAGACCATTACACGAGTAAGCTCAATCCTCTGGAAAGGCGCCTTGAGTTACTGAGTGTCCTCGAGCCGCTGCGGAACTTGATATCCCAGAGCGGGCTCCAGACGCCCGCCTACCGAGTGATCCTGCTTGCCCTGGTGCTGGCAGCGATTACTGGCAGTATTGCCTGGAGCCTGAGTAAGAGCTATTGGGCACCTATGGTGGGTGCCCCAATTGGTTTAATTGTTCCTTTTCTCTACATCAGAAAGAAGCGGGCGACCAGAATAGCTCGCATTGAAGAGCAGCTGCCAGATGTTGTGGACGTTATCATCCGGGCTCTGAGAGCCGGTCACCCCTTCGTTGAAGCCATTCGTCTGGTGTCGACTGAAATGCAGAGTCCGGTCAAAGATGAATTCAGAACCACCTTTAACGAGATCAATTATGGCGGCGATGTTCGCGCGGCCTTGATGGGCCTGCTGCAGCGGGTGCCAAGCATACTGGTTATGTCTCTCATTACTGCAGTGCTGGTGCAACGGGAGTCTGGTGGCAATTTGGCGGAGGTTCTGGAAAAAATTGCCGCCGTCATTCGGGGACGGTTTAAATTTCAACGCAAAGTGCGGACTCTGTCTGCCGAAGGGCGAATTTCGGCCTGGGTGCTCACCATGACCCCCTTCGTACTGTTCGTCATGATTTCGTTGGTCAATCCCAACTATATGCCAATGCTTCTTGAGAGTCCTCGGGGAGGGGATATTATTCTTGTGTCACTGATTTTGGTCGTGGTTGGCGTGTTTTGGATCAAGAAAGTGCTTAACCTCAAGGTGTAA
- a CDS encoding type II secretion system F family protein: MDYLIGLLNSTLQNEQVAEWAFVGLMGAAVFCVGLAGIFLISTIFNPVRDRLQTVVGTEQEAKAPKTGAMVLLVGKVAPFVLPKKASERGRTSERLMHAGFRGDNALATFYAIKTLLIVGLPASVLLIINWIPSITSMEAIQAGAFAVLAGVIIPNYVLSKLIKRRKRLLYNGFPDALDLLVVCTEAGFGLKPALQRVADEVSVGHPELAQEFALVNAEMRAGVERSEALHNLADRTGLEEIAGLVTLLSQSLRFGTSVAESLRIYSEEFRDKRMQKAEEEAGKISTKLIFPLVFCMFPAFFVVAIGPAVVGLLDHFKG; encoded by the coding sequence ATGGACTATCTTATCGGACTTTTGAACTCGACTCTGCAGAACGAGCAGGTAGCAGAATGGGCTTTCGTCGGTCTAATGGGGGCTGCGGTTTTTTGTGTTGGGCTCGCAGGAATCTTCTTGATTTCAACGATCTTCAATCCGGTACGTGACAGGCTTCAAACGGTAGTCGGCACCGAACAGGAGGCTAAAGCACCGAAAACTGGCGCGATGGTCCTGCTGGTTGGAAAGGTGGCCCCCTTCGTTCTGCCCAAGAAGGCCAGTGAACGGGGGCGCACCAGCGAACGCCTTATGCATGCAGGTTTCCGGGGCGACAACGCCTTGGCAACCTTCTATGCAATTAAGACGTTGCTGATTGTTGGGCTGCCTGCGTCGGTTCTCCTGATTATAAACTGGATTCCGTCTATCACCTCGATGGAGGCGATACAGGCGGGCGCTTTCGCAGTTCTGGCAGGTGTTATTATCCCGAACTATGTATTGTCTAAACTTATAAAGCGCCGTAAGCGTCTGCTTTATAACGGGTTTCCGGATGCTCTTGATCTGCTCGTGGTATGCACTGAAGCGGGCTTTGGGCTCAAACCCGCGCTTCAGCGAGTCGCAGACGAAGTCTCGGTTGGGCACCCGGAACTGGCCCAGGAATTCGCACTGGTGAATGCTGAGATGCGTGCTGGCGTTGAACGGTCAGAGGCATTGCATAATCTGGCAGACCGAACGGGACTCGAGGAGATTGCCGGCCTTGTCACGCTGCTGAGCCAGAGCTTGCGGTTTGGAACCAGTGTTGCGGAATCTCTGCGAATTTACTCGGAGGAATTTCGCGATAAACGAATGCAAAAAGCGGAGGAAGAGGCTGGAAAAATCTCGACTAAATTGATCTTTCCTCTGGTTTTTTGCATGTTTCCCGCTTTTTTTGTAGTTGCAATCGGGCCAGCGGTTGTCGGGCTCCTAGACCATTTCAAGGGCTAG
- a CDS encoding lipopolysaccharide assembly protein LapB → MKGTNWMVKGSSVVLALAFLAGCASTPTGGGEDYSGLYSGKSELTFSTLLPVESAAEGIARGDAARARGDLDQAIFEYIRTLELEPDNPESFYKIGAINLQKEELTKAHTAFQSALEKDADHAGSLEGMGLVLMQMRQPDRARLVLEKAVSLDPKLGKAHNALGILADLRGDFERAGQHYNDALMLSPLSARIQNNLGYSHYLAGQWEQAERAYLAALNVDPWHKRAWQNLGQLYTRQERFDEALEVLTEVMSEAEALNTMGYISMSGEKFEDAEKFFTQAAQASPSYYVTANENLEQVRRQIAKREP, encoded by the coding sequence ATGAAAGGCACCAATTGGATGGTAAAAGGAAGTAGTGTGGTTCTGGCTCTGGCCTTCCTGGCCGGATGTGCATCAACGCCAACGGGTGGTGGTGAAGATTATTCGGGACTTTACAGTGGCAAATCGGAACTGACGTTTTCTACCCTTCTTCCCGTCGAATCCGCGGCTGAAGGCATTGCCCGAGGCGACGCGGCCCGTGCTCGAGGCGATCTCGATCAGGCTATTTTCGAGTACATTCGTACCCTCGAATTAGAGCCGGATAACCCCGAGAGTTTCTACAAAATCGGGGCTATAAACCTTCAAAAGGAAGAATTAACCAAAGCTCATACCGCCTTTCAGAGTGCCCTTGAAAAGGATGCCGATCACGCAGGATCCCTTGAGGGCATGGGCCTGGTCCTGATGCAGATGCGCCAGCCGGACCGGGCCCGACTCGTACTGGAGAAAGCGGTCAGCCTGGATCCAAAGTTGGGTAAGGCCCACAATGCGCTTGGTATTCTGGCGGATCTGCGGGGCGATTTTGAACGCGCCGGGCAGCATTACAATGACGCCTTGATGCTGTCGCCGCTGAGTGCGCGCATCCAGAACAATCTCGGCTACTCGCATTACCTGGCGGGCCAATGGGAGCAGGCGGAGCGGGCGTACCTTGCGGCTCTCAATGTCGATCCCTGGCACAAGAGAGCCTGGCAAAATCTGGGGCAACTCTACACACGTCAGGAACGCTTCGATGAGGCCCTTGAGGTGTTAACTGAGGTGATGTCTGAAGCAGAGGCCCTGAATACCATGGGGTACATCAGCATGAGCGGTGAAAAGTTTGAGGATGCGGAGAAATTTTTTACTCAGGCCGCACAGGCCTCGCCGAGTTACTACGTCACGGCGAACGAAAACCTGGAACAGGTCCGGCGGCAGATTGCCAAGCGAGAGCCCTGA
- a CDS encoding RES family NAD+ phosphorylase, producing MSYEDRITQSLEPLQGTAYRVVESQEEIATTRLVDNIPEQARLEELLETTKPARARGTRALHYLLATPFRYPPLKHGSRFGRAFEKSLFYGAMTVTTALAETAFYRFVFTGHVTKPFPKPLRTLHTVFGARIRTERGIRLQGNAWRELHDEMTHPSSYELTQRLGSEMRNCDVQAFQFLSARALQAGLYELPYDAHDGMEGINAALFEPGALKDRKPREKMRLIVVTGTESVSMSLTGEDGSREVLEFSRGQFLINGSLPDPAI from the coding sequence TTGAGTTATGAAGATCGCATTACCCAAAGCCTTGAGCCGTTGCAGGGAACCGCTTACCGGGTCGTAGAGTCTCAGGAAGAGATCGCCACAACCCGTCTGGTGGACAACATTCCGGAACAGGCGCGGCTGGAGGAATTGCTGGAAACAACCAAGCCCGCCCGTGCCAGGGGCACCCGGGCCCTTCACTACCTGCTCGCCACGCCCTTTCGCTATCCGCCCCTGAAACATGGCTCGCGCTTTGGCCGAGCGTTCGAGAAAAGCCTTTTCTACGGTGCCATGACGGTAACCACTGCACTCGCTGAAACCGCGTTCTACCGTTTCGTGTTCACCGGCCACGTCACCAAACCTTTCCCAAAGCCGCTGCGGACGCTTCACACGGTATTCGGCGCCAGGATTCGAACCGAACGCGGCATCCGTTTACAGGGCAATGCATGGCGTGAGCTGCATGACGAAATGACCCATCCCTCCAGCTACGAACTGACTCAAAGATTGGGCTCTGAAATGCGTAACTGTGACGTGCAGGCATTCCAGTTCCTGTCAGCCCGGGCACTGCAGGCCGGATTGTATGAACTGCCCTACGACGCTCATGACGGCATGGAAGGTATAAACGCAGCGTTGTTTGAACCCGGAGCATTGAAAGATCGCAAACCCCGGGAAAAGATGCGATTGATCGTTGTCACCGGCACCGAATCAGTATCAATGAGTCTCACCGGAGAGGATGGCTCCCGGGAGGTGCTGGAGTTTTCCCGGGGTCAGTTTCTGATTAACGGTAGCTTGCCCGATCCGGCCATTTGA
- a CDS encoding MbcA/ParS/Xre antitoxin family protein: MSTVKVPNESTQDKALLSKALINAGKAFGFNQTELAEIVGRNRTGLVRDGIDPDSKAGELALLFIRLYRSVYALTGGEAEAMKHWINTENRYFEAIPRQLIRSAEGLVRVNYYLDAMRGKL; the protein is encoded by the coding sequence ATGAGTACGGTGAAAGTACCTAACGAATCGACTCAGGACAAAGCGCTGCTCTCAAAGGCGTTGATCAACGCCGGAAAGGCGTTTGGCTTCAATCAGACCGAGCTGGCCGAGATCGTTGGCAGAAACAGAACGGGCCTGGTTCGGGATGGGATTGATCCTGACAGCAAAGCCGGGGAACTTGCCCTGCTCTTCATCCGACTCTACCGCAGCGTCTATGCCTTGACCGGTGGCGAGGCGGAAGCCATGAAACACTGGATCAACACTGAGAACCGGTATTTCGAGGCTATCCCGCGTCAGCTGATCAGATCCGCGGAAGGTCTGGTTCGGGTCAATTACTACCTGGATGCCATGCGGGGTAAGCTTTGA